One genomic window of Salvia miltiorrhiza cultivar Shanhuang (shh) chromosome 4, IMPLAD_Smil_shh, whole genome shotgun sequence includes the following:
- the LOC131020706 gene encoding uncharacterized protein LOC131020706 encodes MATIRCGRGYFKMEKKKQTAGDNSKFDYFLFPISMANSLASTIIAPPSLRWPRRRPIFRPNYRRKLREFRFCAKNPTNDTSINTEKAEPENVLLKIAWYGSEFLGIAASLLRSPPESADSGADVELCADGLGKIDRAAVVERIKQDFDRSYFVTGNLTADAYEDECEFADPAGSFRGLSRFKRNCTNFGYLIERSNMKLMKWEDFEDKGIGHWRFSCVMSFPWKPILSATGFTEYFFDENSGKVCRHIEHWNVPKMTLLKQLLKPSIYNKSNPKT; translated from the exons ATGGCCACCATTCGTTGTGGCAGAGGATATttcaaaatggaaaaaaaaaaacagaccGCGGGAGATAACTCCAAATTCGACtatttccttttccccatttccATGGCGAACTCTCTAGCTTCAACTATCATCGCTCCGCCGTCTCTCCGCTGGCCCCGCCGCCGCCCGATTTTCCGTCCAAACTACCGCCGAAAGCTCCGCGAATTTCGATTCTGCGCGAAGAATCCAACCAACGATACATCAATTAATACAGAGAAAGCCGAACCTGAAAACGTGCTGCTGAAAATCGCCTGGTACGGATCGGAATTCCTGGGGATAGCAGCCTCTCTCCTCCGCTCTCCGCCGGAAAGTGCGGATTCAGGAGCTGACGTGGAGCTTTGTGCTGACGGATTGGGGAAGATCGATCGAGCCGCTGTTGTGGAGAGGATCAAACAGGATTTCGATCGATCCTATTTTGTGACAG GAAATTTGACGGCGGATGCTTATGAAGACGAGTGCGAATTCGCGGATCCAGCGGGTTCATTCAGAGGGCTGAGTCGGTTTAAAAGAAATTGTACTAATTTTGGTTACTTAATCGAGAGATCGAATATGAAGCTGATGAAATGGGAGGATTTTGAGGATAAAGGGATCGGGCACTGGCGTTTCAGCTGCGTGATGTCGTTTCCATGGAAACCGATTCTATCAG CTACTGGTTTTACAGAGTATTTCTTTGATGAAAATTCTGGAAAAGTATGCAG GCATATTGAACACTGGAATGTGCCCAAAATGACTCTTCTGAAGCAGCTTTTAAAGCCTAGCATCTACAACAAATCAAACCCAAAAACATGA
- the LOC131020692 gene encoding protein REVEILLE 6-like isoform X4: MEVTVICFRWPRMRIRPRVWMIRIRRSESRTRSRSPERAGVSRSMINFSKRFSYLIVTGKRLKHLLGQRQLSRVRMCGIFCVMVDMVNLSKFLDEIRSHAQKYFLKVQKNGTSEHVPPPRPKRKAAHPYPQKAAKNVVPRTGGPVQSSVAKVEAGYAVRRDPFSIPRNPINGSPLSSWSYNVVPAGCLSNVAKDDVGLASVAHNYSSSSNDSTPCGWKSNEMDHEVKAGQCNTARVMPDFAQVYGFIGSVFDPTATDHLKKLRKMEPINVETVLMLMKNLCVNLVTPEFEDHRKLLSSYKVATENVRAGSEIRSA, from the exons ATGGAGGTGACGGTAATCTGCTTCCGATGGCCACGGATGCGAATACGGCCTCGGGTGTGGATGATCCGAATAAGAAGATCCGAAAGCCGTACACGATCACGAAGTCCAGAGAGAGCTGGAGTGAGCAGGAGCATGATAAATTTCTCGAAGCGCTTCAGCT ATTTGATCGTGACTGGAAAAAGATTGAAGCATTTATTGGGTCAAAGACAGTTATCCAG AGTCAGGATGTGTGGAATATTTTGTGTCATGGTAGATATGGTCAATTTGAGCAAGTTCCTGGATGAG ATACGCAGCCATGCCCAGAAGTATTTTCTGAAAGTCCAGAAGAACGGTACAAGCGAGCATGTACCTCCCCCACGTCCAAAGAGAAAAGCAGCTCATCCTTATCCGCAGAAGGCCGCGAAAAATG TTGTACCTCGAACCGGAGGTCCTGTGCAATCTTCAGTTGCTAAAGTGGAGGCTGGATACGCTGTAAGGCGCGATCCCTTTTCAATTCCCAGAAATCCCATCAACGGTTCACCTTTGTCTTCTTGGAGTTACAATGTTGTGCCAGCAGGATGTTTGTCAAATGTTGCAAAAG ATGATGTTGGATTAGCTAGTGTTGCCCATAATtatagcagcagcagcaatgaTAGCACTCCATGTGGATGGAAATCTAATGAGATGGATCATGAAGTTAAAGCGGGGCAATGCAACACAGCAAGAG TTATGCCAGATTTTGCTCAAGTCTATGGTTTCATTGGTAGCGTCTTTGATCCAACTGCAACTGATCACTTGAAAAAACTAAGGAAAATGGAGCCTATAAATGTTGAGACG GTGCTCATGTTGATGAAGAACCTCTGCGTCAATTTGGTGACCCCTGAATTTGAGGATCAT AGAAAGTTGCTCTCTTCGTACAAAGTGGCAACTGAAAATGTCCGGGCTGGGAGTGAGATCCGATCTGCATAG
- the LOC131020692 gene encoding protein REVEILLE 6-like isoform X1: protein MVSVYRSPPPDQEFSHFHGFYVGGDPLKMPEADGGDGNLLPMATDANTASGVDDPNKKIRKPYTITKSRESWSEQEHDKFLEALQLFDRDWKKIEAFIGSKTVIQIRSHAQKYFLKVQKNGTSEHVPPPRPKRKAAHPYPQKAAKNVVPRTGGPVQSSVAKVEAGYAVRRDPFSIPRNPINGSPLSSWSYNVVPAGCLSNVAKDDVGLASVAHNYSSSSNDSTPCGWKSNEMDHEVKAGQCNTARVMPDFAQVYGFIGSVFDPTATDHLKKLRKMEPINVETVLMLMKNLCVNLVTPEFEDHVSVYCQFFFPILQLSHTSTYEKVQNFFFLDLF from the exons ATGGTGTCGGTATACCGGAGTCCACCGCCGGATCAGGAATTTTCGCATTTTCACGGTTTCTACGTGGGCGGTGATCCCTTGAAAATGCCGGAGGCGGATGGAGGTGACGGTAATCTGCTTCCGATGGCCACGGATGCGAATACGGCCTCGGGTGTGGATGATCCGAATAAGAAGATCCGAAAGCCGTACACGATCACGAAGTCCAGAGAGAGCTGGAGTGAGCAGGAGCATGATAAATTTCTCGAAGCGCTTCAGCT ATTTGATCGTGACTGGAAAAAGATTGAAGCATTTATTGGGTCAAAGACAGTTATCCAG ATACGCAGCCATGCCCAGAAGTATTTTCTGAAAGTCCAGAAGAACGGTACAAGCGAGCATGTACCTCCCCCACGTCCAAAGAGAAAAGCAGCTCATCCTTATCCGCAGAAGGCCGCGAAAAATG TTGTACCTCGAACCGGAGGTCCTGTGCAATCTTCAGTTGCTAAAGTGGAGGCTGGATACGCTGTAAGGCGCGATCCCTTTTCAATTCCCAGAAATCCCATCAACGGTTCACCTTTGTCTTCTTGGAGTTACAATGTTGTGCCAGCAGGATGTTTGTCAAATGTTGCAAAAG ATGATGTTGGATTAGCTAGTGTTGCCCATAATtatagcagcagcagcaatgaTAGCACTCCATGTGGATGGAAATCTAATGAGATGGATCATGAAGTTAAAGCGGGGCAATGCAACACAGCAAGAG TTATGCCAGATTTTGCTCAAGTCTATGGTTTCATTGGTAGCGTCTTTGATCCAACTGCAACTGATCACTTGAAAAAACTAAGGAAAATGGAGCCTATAAATGTTGAGACG GTGCTCATGTTGATGAAGAACCTCTGCGTCAATTTGGTGACCCCTGAATTTGAGGATCATGTGAGTGTTTattgtcaattttttttccctATTCTTCAGCTTTCACATACTAGTACTTATGAAAAAGTccagaactttttttttttggacttaTTTTAA
- the LOC131020692 gene encoding protein REVEILLE 6-like isoform X3 — MVSVYRSPPPDQEFSHFHGFYVGGDPLKMPEADGGDGNLLPMATDANTASGVDDPNKKIRKPYTITKSRESWSEQEHDKFLEALQLFDRDWKKIEAFIGSKTVIQIRSHAQKYFLKVQKNGTSEHVPPPRPKRKAAHPYPQKAAKNVVPRTGGPVQSSVAKVEAGYAVRRDPFSIPRNPINGSPLSSWSYNVVPAGCLSNVAKDDVGLASVAHNYSSSSNDSTPCGWKSNEMDHEVKAGQCNTARVMPDFAQVYGFIGSVFDPTATDHLKKLRKMEPINVETVLMLMKNLCVNLVTPEFEDHVATENVRAGSEIRSA, encoded by the exons ATGGTGTCGGTATACCGGAGTCCACCGCCGGATCAGGAATTTTCGCATTTTCACGGTTTCTACGTGGGCGGTGATCCCTTGAAAATGCCGGAGGCGGATGGAGGTGACGGTAATCTGCTTCCGATGGCCACGGATGCGAATACGGCCTCGGGTGTGGATGATCCGAATAAGAAGATCCGAAAGCCGTACACGATCACGAAGTCCAGAGAGAGCTGGAGTGAGCAGGAGCATGATAAATTTCTCGAAGCGCTTCAGCT ATTTGATCGTGACTGGAAAAAGATTGAAGCATTTATTGGGTCAAAGACAGTTATCCAG ATACGCAGCCATGCCCAGAAGTATTTTCTGAAAGTCCAGAAGAACGGTACAAGCGAGCATGTACCTCCCCCACGTCCAAAGAGAAAAGCAGCTCATCCTTATCCGCAGAAGGCCGCGAAAAATG TTGTACCTCGAACCGGAGGTCCTGTGCAATCTTCAGTTGCTAAAGTGGAGGCTGGATACGCTGTAAGGCGCGATCCCTTTTCAATTCCCAGAAATCCCATCAACGGTTCACCTTTGTCTTCTTGGAGTTACAATGTTGTGCCAGCAGGATGTTTGTCAAATGTTGCAAAAG ATGATGTTGGATTAGCTAGTGTTGCCCATAATtatagcagcagcagcaatgaTAGCACTCCATGTGGATGGAAATCTAATGAGATGGATCATGAAGTTAAAGCGGGGCAATGCAACACAGCAAGAG TTATGCCAGATTTTGCTCAAGTCTATGGTTTCATTGGTAGCGTCTTTGATCCAACTGCAACTGATCACTTGAAAAAACTAAGGAAAATGGAGCCTATAAATGTTGAGACG GTGCTCATGTTGATGAAGAACCTCTGCGTCAATTTGGTGACCCCTGAATTTGAGGATCATGTG GCAACTGAAAATGTCCGGGCTGGGAGTGAGATCCGATCTGCATAG
- the LOC131020692 gene encoding protein REVEILLE 6-like isoform X2 has protein sequence MVSVYRSPPPDQEFSHFHGFYVGGDPLKMPEADGGDGNLLPMATDANTASGVDDPNKKIRKPYTITKSRESWSEQEHDKFLEALQLFDRDWKKIEAFIGSKTVIQIRSHAQKYFLKVQKNGTSEHVPPPRPKRKAAHPYPQKAAKNVVPRTGGPVQSSVAKVEAGYAVRRDPFSIPRNPINGSPLSSWSYNVVPAGCLSNVAKDDVGLASVAHNYSSSSNDSTPCGWKSNEMDHEVKAGQCNTARVMPDFAQVYGFIGSVFDPTATDHLKKLRKMEPINVETVLMLMKNLCVNLVTPEFEDHRKLLSSYKVATENVRAGSEIRSA, from the exons ATGGTGTCGGTATACCGGAGTCCACCGCCGGATCAGGAATTTTCGCATTTTCACGGTTTCTACGTGGGCGGTGATCCCTTGAAAATGCCGGAGGCGGATGGAGGTGACGGTAATCTGCTTCCGATGGCCACGGATGCGAATACGGCCTCGGGTGTGGATGATCCGAATAAGAAGATCCGAAAGCCGTACACGATCACGAAGTCCAGAGAGAGCTGGAGTGAGCAGGAGCATGATAAATTTCTCGAAGCGCTTCAGCT ATTTGATCGTGACTGGAAAAAGATTGAAGCATTTATTGGGTCAAAGACAGTTATCCAG ATACGCAGCCATGCCCAGAAGTATTTTCTGAAAGTCCAGAAGAACGGTACAAGCGAGCATGTACCTCCCCCACGTCCAAAGAGAAAAGCAGCTCATCCTTATCCGCAGAAGGCCGCGAAAAATG TTGTACCTCGAACCGGAGGTCCTGTGCAATCTTCAGTTGCTAAAGTGGAGGCTGGATACGCTGTAAGGCGCGATCCCTTTTCAATTCCCAGAAATCCCATCAACGGTTCACCTTTGTCTTCTTGGAGTTACAATGTTGTGCCAGCAGGATGTTTGTCAAATGTTGCAAAAG ATGATGTTGGATTAGCTAGTGTTGCCCATAATtatagcagcagcagcaatgaTAGCACTCCATGTGGATGGAAATCTAATGAGATGGATCATGAAGTTAAAGCGGGGCAATGCAACACAGCAAGAG TTATGCCAGATTTTGCTCAAGTCTATGGTTTCATTGGTAGCGTCTTTGATCCAACTGCAACTGATCACTTGAAAAAACTAAGGAAAATGGAGCCTATAAATGTTGAGACG GTGCTCATGTTGATGAAGAACCTCTGCGTCAATTTGGTGACCCCTGAATTTGAGGATCAT AGAAAGTTGCTCTCTTCGTACAAAGTGGCAACTGAAAATGTCCGGGCTGGGAGTGAGATCCGATCTGCATAG
- the LOC131020673 gene encoding probable polygalacturonase has product MNAMVAAAAAAAVVLIFASGGVECRSREGRIAESFEYSAISCRGHSASIVEFGGVGDGKTLNTAAFRRAVDELSKHASDGGAQLFVPAGKWLTGSFNLTSHFTLYLHKDAILLASQDIKSWGVVDPLPSYGHGRDTAGGRYISLIFGTNLTDVVITGENGTIDGQGGVWWQQFHKKKLKYTRPYLIEIMHSHKIQISNLTLLNSPSWNVHPVYTSDIIIQGITILAPVTSPNTDGINPDSCTSTRIEDTYIVSGDDCIAVKSGWDEYGIKYGMPTKHLIIRRLTCISPYSAAIALGSEMSGGIEDVRAEDVTAIRTESGVRIKTAVGRGGYVRDIYVKGMSLHTMKWVFWMTGNYGSHADTHYDPNALPEIKGINYRDVVAENVTMAARLEGISGDPFTGICMSNVTIGMAKKAKKYPWTCSEVEGVTSGVVPPPCSLLPNKGRDKRAMCDFPTDTLPIDDLELQKCSYVKNYL; this is encoded by the exons ATGAATGcgatggtggcggcggcggcggcggcggcggtggtgctgATATTTGCAAGTGGAGGAGTTGAATGCAGAAGCAGAGAAGGAAGGATTGCAGAGTCATTCGAGTATTCAGCAATCAGCTGCAGAGGCCACAGCGCATCGATCGTGGAATTCGGAGGCGTCGGCGACGGAAAGACGCTGAATACGGCGGCTTTCCGGCGGGCGGTGGACGAGCTGAGCAAGCACGCATCAGACGGCGGGGCGCAGCTGTTCGTCCCCGCCGGTAAATGGCTCACCGGAAGCTTCAACCTCACCAGCCATTTCACTCTTTATCTCCACAAAGACGCAATTCTTCTCGCTTCTCAG GACATAAAATCGTGGGGCGTGGTGGATCCGTTACCGTCGTACGGGCATGGAAGGGATACAGCAGGAGGAAGGTATATCAGTCTTATATTTGGAACAAACCTCACTGATGTTGTCATCACTG GTGAAAATGGGACAATTGATGGTCAAGGTGGTGTTTGGTGGCAGCAGTTTCACAAGAAAAAGCTGAAATACACAAGACCTTATCTCATTGAAATCATGCACTCacacaaaattcaaatttccaATCTCACATTACTCAATTCTCCATCATGGAATGTTCATCCTGTTTACACcag tgatataattattcaaGGCATCACAATCCTAGCTCCAGTAACTTCCCCAAATACAGATGGGATCAATCCAG ATTCTTGCACAAGCACAAGAATAGAGGACACCTACATCGTCTCTGGGGATGACTGCATAGCGGTGAAGAGCGGCTGGGACGAGTACGGTATCAAATACGGTATGCCGACGAAACACCTGATAATCCGGCGCCTCACCTGCATCTCGCCCTACAGCGCCGCCATTGCGCTGGGCAGCGAAATGTCAGGTGGGATCGAGGACGTCAGAGCCGAAGACGTAACGGCGATCCGCACGGAATCGGGCGTCCGGATAAAGACGGCCGTCGGGAGAGGAGGGTATGTGAGAGACATATATGTGAAGGGCATGAGCCTGCACACCATGAAATGGGTGTTTTGGATGACTGGGAACTACGGCTCCCACGCCGACACCCACTACGACCCTAACGCGTTACCGGAGATCAAGGGGATCAACTACAGGGACGTGGTGGCGGAGAACGTGACAATGGCTGCTAGGCTGGAGGGGATATCCGGTGATCCCTTCACCGGGATCTGTATGTCCAATGTGACGATTGGGATGGCGAAGAAGGCCAAGAAGTATCCGTGGACATGCAGTGAGGTCGAGGGGGTCACGAGTGGGGTGGTGCCACCACCGTGTAGCTTGCTGCCCAATAAGGGACGAGACAAACGGGCCATGTGTGACTTTCCTACGGATACTTTACCTATCGATGATCTAGAGCTACAAAAATGCTCCTATGTGAAGAACTACTTGTAA